A window of Nitrososphaerales archaeon contains these coding sequences:
- the sufC gene encoding Fe-S cluster assembly ATPase SufC — MKLEIKDLHASVEGKEILKGVDLTVQQGETHALMGPNGSGKSTLAYTLLGHPKYHVTSGQVLIDGENVLALSTDKRVKRGLFLAFQYPVSVQGVSMFSFLRAAFNASHTTNPKEPPTIFDFREAVAEKLKMLDMDNSFLTRYLNEGFSGGEKKRAEILQMALMQPKFAVLDETDSGLDIDALRIVAEGINKVAGPETGILLITHYQRILKYVKPQFVHVMYQGRIIQSGSEDLSRLLEERGYNWITGYKEEEEVQHPIP, encoded by the coding sequence ATGAAACTGGAGATCAAGGACCTCCACGCGTCCGTGGAGGGCAAGGAGATTCTGAAGGGAGTCGACCTGACCGTTCAGCAGGGCGAGACCCACGCACTCATGGGGCCGAACGGCTCCGGCAAGAGCACGCTCGCGTACACACTACTCGGCCACCCGAAGTACCACGTGACGTCGGGCCAAGTCCTGATTGACGGCGAAAACGTTCTGGCCCTCAGCACGGACAAGAGGGTCAAGAGGGGGCTCTTCCTTGCGTTCCAGTACCCCGTCTCCGTCCAAGGCGTAAGCATGTTCTCTTTCCTGAGGGCGGCCTTCAACGCCTCTCACACAACAAACCCGAAGGAGCCGCCCACCATCTTCGACTTCAGGGAAGCAGTGGCGGAGAAGCTGAAGATGCTCGACATGGACAATTCGTTCCTCACTAGGTATCTGAACGAAGGTTTCTCAGGAGGCGAGAAGAAGAGGGCGGAAATCCTCCAGATGGCCCTGATGCAGCCGAAGTTCGCGGTCCTCGACGAGACAGATTCGGGCCTAGACATCGACGCGCTCAGGATCGTCGCCGAAGGAATCAACAAGGTCGCGGGCCCGGAAACCGGAATCCTGCTGATTACGCACTACCAGAGGATCCTGAAGTACGTGAAGCCCCAGTTCGTTCACGTCATGTACCAGGGGAGGATAATCCAGTCAGGGAGCGAAGACCTGTCAAGGCTTCTGGAGGAGAGGGGATACAACTGGATCACTGGGTACAAGGAAGAGGAGGAGGTACAGCATCCAATCCCATAA
- a CDS encoding GAF domain-containing protein, with protein MKATTMKLGREQAKEVLARLDSNLGSSNGRTVRDQIVKLLNSAVPAYSWVGIYLVDGQDLVLDAWSGPAATEHVRIPIGKGVCGYAAKAGHTEIVSDVSKDARYLKCFLSTKAEIVVPIFNSGKVIGEIDIDSEYLDAFSSIDREFLEAVAKKISERALG; from the coding sequence ATGAAGGCGACCACCATGAAACTGGGCAGGGAGCAGGCCAAGGAGGTTCTGGCCCGTCTGGACTCGAATCTGGGTTCCAGCAATGGTCGAACGGTGCGCGACCAGATCGTCAAGCTGCTCAACAGCGCAGTTCCCGCATACTCCTGGGTGGGCATCTACCTCGTCGATGGTCAGGACTTGGTCTTGGACGCTTGGTCCGGTCCGGCCGCGACAGAACATGTGCGGATACCAATTGGCAAGGGCGTCTGCGGCTATGCCGCGAAGGCGGGGCACACTGAGATCGTCTCCGACGTCAGCAAGGATGCGAGGTACCTCAAGTGCTTCCTCTCGACGAAGGCGGAGATCGTCGTCCCCATCTTCAATTCTGGCAAGGTTATCGGGGAGATTGACATCGACAGCGAGTATCTCGACGCGTTCTCCAGCATTGACAGAGAGTTCCTCGAGGCAGTCGCGAAGAAGATCAGCGAACGCGCCCTCGGTTGA